In Paenibacillus sp. FSL R7-0345, a single window of DNA contains:
- the lepB gene encoding signal peptidase I, which produces MNEEINEEFMRSRKQKYRSVTHNGSRRGPWERWTREIRDWIVTAALVFAVMSLLNLFVFNVSTVIGQSMQPTLYEGEKLVINKITLSFADPGRGDIIVLHDPSIGPDRKEYLVKRVIGIPGDVIEVKEHQLYVNGVLADEPYIDTVIQDSDFSAVTVEEGTFFVMGDNRHAGASKDSRYFGAVPQSSIVGKAVFIWWPLSKLNAL; this is translated from the coding sequence ATGAACGAAGAAATCAACGAAGAATTCATGCGCAGCCGTAAGCAAAAATACCGCTCAGTCACCCATAACGGCTCCAGAAGAGGGCCATGGGAAAGATGGACCCGCGAGATTCGGGACTGGATCGTAACGGCTGCACTTGTATTTGCAGTCATGTCACTGCTTAATCTGTTTGTCTTTAATGTCTCCACCGTGATCGGGCAGTCTATGCAGCCGACGCTCTATGAGGGTGAGAAGCTTGTCATTAACAAAATCACCCTGAGCTTTGCAGACCCCGGGCGGGGGGATATTATCGTGCTTCATGATCCGAGCATCGGGCCTGACCGGAAGGAATATCTGGTTAAGCGGGTGATCGGGATACCTGGCGACGTTATAGAAGTGAAGGAGCATCAGCTGTATGTCAATGGTGTATTGGCGGATGAGCCTTATATTGATACGGTTATTCAGGACTCGGATTTCTCGGCGGTGACGGTTGAAGAAGGCACCTTTTTTGTTATGGGTGACAACCGCCATGCCGGAGCCAGTAAGGACAGCCGTTATTTTGGCGCTGTTCCGCAGTCATCCATTGTGGGCAAGGCTGTATTTATCTGGTGGCCCCTGTCCAAGCTGAATGCACTGTAA
- the queG gene encoding tRNA epoxyqueuosine(34) reductase QueG, with protein sequence MNIKAHSAYAPPASRWEQLKAEIKEAAPQLGIDDIGFTTADPFLYLKDILQDHRDKGYESGFEEQDLEKRTVPALKDGVPKSIIAIAVAYPSKMENPPKSEPGARRGILARASWGRDYHHVLREALAKLEGFIRERVPDAVLESMVDTGVLVDRAVAERAGIGFSGKNCAVISPAWGSWIYLGEMVTSIPFPPDTPVEDGCGDCTKCIDACPTGALVGPGQLNAQACISFLTQTKGFLSEEYMTKIGNRLYGCDTCQIVCPKNRGKNWNHRPELQPDPEVVKPLLLPILDLSNREFKEKFGTSSAAWRGKKPIQRNAVIALGNFKEAAAVPKLTEIVLRESRPEMRGTAAWALGKIGGAEALAAVEKALEHEEDSVVREMMDRAHGKLLKQEETGSEEA encoded by the coding sequence ATGAACATCAAGGCCCATTCAGCATATGCCCCGCCGGCTTCCCGGTGGGAGCAGCTGAAGGCTGAAATAAAAGAGGCTGCCCCGCAGCTCGGAATTGACGATATCGGGTTCACTACGGCTGACCCCTTCCTATATTTGAAAGACATTCTTCAGGATCACCGGGACAAGGGCTATGAGTCCGGCTTTGAGGAGCAGGATCTCGAGAAGCGTACCGTGCCGGCCCTGAAGGATGGTGTGCCCAAATCTATCATTGCAATTGCAGTAGCCTATCCGTCCAAAATGGAAAACCCGCCGAAGTCTGAACCGGGAGCACGGCGGGGTATTCTCGCCCGGGCTTCATGGGGCCGGGATTATCATCATGTGCTGCGTGAAGCGCTGGCAAAGCTCGAAGGCTTCATCCGTGAGCGTGTTCCTGATGCTGTACTTGAAAGTATGGTTGATACGGGAGTGCTGGTTGACCGTGCCGTGGCGGAAAGGGCCGGAATCGGCTTCAGCGGTAAAAATTGTGCGGTCATTTCGCCTGCCTGGGGCTCGTGGATCTACCTGGGTGAGATGGTCACGAGTATTCCGTTTCCTCCGGATACGCCGGTAGAGGACGGCTGCGGGGATTGCACCAAATGTATTGATGCCTGCCCTACAGGAGCGCTTGTCGGACCTGGACAGCTGAATGCCCAGGCGTGTATTTCTTTTCTGACGCAGACTAAGGGGTTTCTGAGTGAGGAATATATGACGAAGATCGGCAACCGCCTGTACGGCTGTGATACATGCCAGATTGTCTGCCCCAAAAACCGGGGCAAGAACTGGAATCACCGCCCCGAGCTGCAGCCTGATCCGGAAGTCGTCAAGCCGCTGCTGCTGCCGATCCTTGATCTCAGCAACCGGGAGTTCAAGGAGAAATTCGGTACAAGCTCGGCGGCCTGGCGCGGCAAAAAACCGATCCAGCGCAATGCGGTTATTGCGCTCGGGAATTTCAAGGAGGCTGCTGCTGTACCCAAGCTGACGGAGATTGTCCTGCGCGAATCCCGCCCGGAGATGCGCGGCACCGCAGCGTGGGCACTGGGTAAGATCGGCGGCGCTGAGGCGCTGGCCGCTGTAGAAAAGGCGCTGGAGCATGAAGAAGACAGCGTGGTACGGGAAATGATGGACAGGGCACACGGCAAGCTGCTGAAGCAGGAGGAGACAGGCAGTGAAGAAGCGTAA
- a CDS encoding methylated-DNA--[protein]-cysteine S-methyltransferase, which translates to MKKRNPAEAAGITPVYYSEMESLIGILTLCATDRGLCLLMFGPLGDTRGAMEKWLAVQVGAVELLPGEEQLAGAKEQLAEYFSGQRQDFSLPLDMRGTPFQLQVWAALRNIPYGASASYKDVALAVGNAKAVRAVGGANNRNPVPVIVPCHRVIGAAGALVGYAGGLGIKGCLLELEAGQSAGDRAGIYLF; encoded by the coding sequence GTGAAGAAGCGTAATCCGGCAGAAGCCGCAGGTATAACACCGGTATATTACAGTGAGATGGAATCGCTGATCGGCATCTTGACGCTATGCGCAACAGACCGGGGTCTGTGTCTGCTCATGTTCGGTCCGCTTGGTGATACGCGGGGGGCCATGGAGAAATGGCTTGCGGTCCAGGTGGGTGCCGTGGAGCTGCTGCCGGGCGAAGAACAGCTTGCCGGGGCGAAAGAACAGCTTGCGGAGTATTTCAGCGGGCAGCGGCAGGACTTCTCGCTGCCGCTGGATATGCGCGGCACTCCATTTCAGCTGCAGGTATGGGCAGCACTGCGTAACATTCCTTACGGTGCGTCAGCCTCTTATAAGGATGTAGCGCTCGCGGTAGGGAACGCCAAGGCGGTACGGGCAGTGGGCGGAGCCAACAACCGCAACCCTGTTCCTGTTATTGTCCCCTGCCACCGGGTCATCGGAGCAGCGGGCGCCCTTGTAGGCTATGCCGGCGGGCTCGGAATCAAGGGCTGTCTGTTGGAGCTGGAGGCCGGGCAGTCAGCAGGCGATCGGGCAGGAATTTATCTTTTCTGA
- a CDS encoding YneF family protein, producing MNIALPIITLVVGLIGGFAIGVFYLRRQMTTMQNDPEMLQKVAKQMGYNLNGKQMQRAQQMLKNNNQPGRPGPAPAARQKQGRKGR from the coding sequence ATGAATATTGCATTGCCTATTATTACGCTTGTCGTAGGTCTGATCGGCGGATTCGCCATTGGTGTGTTCTATCTGCGCAGACAAATGACAACGATGCAGAATGATCCGGAAATGCTCCAGAAGGTTGCCAAGCAGATGGGCTATAACCTTAACGGCAAGCAAATGCAGCGTGCACAGCAAATGCTGAAGAACAATAACCAGCCTGGACGGCCAGGGCCTGCGCCTGCAGCCAGACAGAAACAAGGCCGCAAAGGCAGATAA
- the folE gene encoding GTP cyclohydrolase I FolE: MGGIKEYVNGTVSENREQIEYHVARILELIGEDTSREGLLDTPARVTRMYEEIFGGYSIDPREALGVTFDESHEELVIVKDIVYYSQCEHHMAPFFGKVHIGYVPSGRIAGLSKLARLVEAVSRRLQVQERITAQIADIMAEVLSPHGVMVVVEGEHLCMCARGVKKPGSKTVTMATRGTFREDAAARAEFLALIKE; the protein is encoded by the coding sequence ATGGGGGGCATCAAGGAATATGTGAACGGTACGGTATCTGAGAACCGTGAACAGATCGAGTATCATGTTGCCAGAATATTGGAGTTAATCGGTGAAGACACCAGCCGTGAAGGCTTGCTGGATACGCCGGCACGCGTCACGCGGATGTATGAGGAGATCTTTGGCGGTTATTCAATAGATCCCCGGGAGGCGCTCGGTGTAACCTTTGATGAGTCTCACGAAGAGCTGGTTATTGTAAAAGATATCGTGTATTACAGCCAGTGTGAGCATCATATGGCCCCTTTCTTCGGTAAGGTCCACATCGGCTACGTACCCAGCGGACGGATTGCCGGGCTTAGCAAGCTGGCCCGCCTTGTGGAGGCTGTAAGCCGGCGCCTGCAGGTGCAGGAGCGGATTACAGCGCAGATCGCGGACATTATGGCCGAGGTGCTGAGTCCGCATGGTGTGATGGTTGTGGTGGAAGGCGAGCATCTGTGCATGTGCGCCCGCGGGGTCAAGAAGCCCGGCAGCAAGACGGTGACCATGGCTACCAGAGGCACCTTCCGTGAAGATGCGGCTGCCCGTGCGGAGTTCCTGGCCTTGATCAAAGAATAA
- a CDS encoding Fe-Mn family superoxide dismutase — translation MLYIYGPLLPVRILEEIIFWKTQEKEHTEVIKGIVPRLEDPYVKLLDEWAVVFGAAEQAARRLLEVSLGPAPGGHPGLAADTELLVQTACSQSREFIRQLYALREASPTVNAQQLTGIVILHIIRESEYFLAVLGTLSAPGQVAGLMREAAIDQPEGYDTDLRYETAVTPEPPAFGTSVPELREPGTVPIGGHTLPPLPYAYNALEPYIDEKTMVIHHDKHHQSYVDGLNKAELKLAEARKNGDFDLVKHWERELAFNGAGHYLHTIFWNVMSPQGGGRPTGALLDAIERSFGSYDAFKTQFTEAAVKVEGGGWAILVWSPRSRRLEILTAEKHQNLSQWDVVPLLALDVWEHAYYLKHQNNRADYIKDWWKVVNWPYVSERYAAARRLMWQPY, via the coding sequence ATGCTGTATATTTACGGGCCGCTGCTGCCTGTGCGCATTCTCGAAGAGATCATTTTCTGGAAAACCCAGGAGAAGGAGCATACCGAGGTTATAAAAGGTATTGTTCCCCGTCTGGAGGACCCTTACGTCAAGCTGCTGGATGAATGGGCTGTTGTCTTTGGCGCCGCAGAGCAGGCCGCACGGCGGCTGCTGGAGGTTTCGCTGGGTCCGGCACCGGGCGGACACCCCGGGCTCGCAGCCGACACGGAGCTGCTGGTCCAAACCGCCTGCAGCCAGTCCCGCGAATTTATCCGCCAGCTTTATGCACTGCGTGAAGCCAGCCCTACTGTAAATGCCCAGCAGCTGACAGGCATCGTGATTCTGCATATCATCCGTGAATCGGAGTATTTCCTGGCCGTGCTGGGAACGCTTAGCGCTCCGGGCCAGGTAGCCGGCCTTATGCGGGAAGCAGCTATAGATCAGCCGGAGGGGTATGATACAGACCTCAGGTATGAGACTGCAGTTACCCCCGAACCGCCTGCCTTCGGAACTTCTGTGCCGGAGCTGCGCGAGCCAGGCACAGTCCCCATCGGCGGTCATACTCTCCCGCCGCTGCCCTACGCCTATAACGCGCTGGAGCCCTATATTGATGAGAAGACTATGGTCATCCATCATGACAAACACCACCAGAGCTATGTTGACGGACTGAACAAGGCTGAGCTCAAGCTGGCGGAAGCCCGCAAGAACGGCGATTTCGATCTGGTTAAGCACTGGGAGCGGGAGCTGGCCTTTAACGGTGCGGGCCATTATCTGCATACTATCTTCTGGAATGTCATGTCGCCCCAGGGCGGCGGACGGCCGACCGGAGCCCTGCTGGATGCGATCGAGCGCAGCTTCGGCAGCTACGATGCCTTCAAAACACAGTTCACTGAGGCAGCAGTTAAGGTCGAAGGCGGTGGCTGGGCTATTCTTGTCTGGAGCCCGCGCAGCCGCCGGCTGGAAATTCTGACCGCGGAGAAGCATCAAAATCTGTCGCAATGGGATGTTGTCCCGCTGCTGGCGCTGGACGTCTGGGAACATGCCTATTACCTCAAACACCAGAACAACCGGGCAGATTACATTAAAGACTGGTGGAAGGTCGTCAACTGGCCGTATGTCTCCGAGCGTTATGCTGCTGCCCGCAGGCTGATGTGGCAGCCTTACTAA
- a CDS encoding alpha/beta fold hydrolase produces the protein MDLATLSSGSPVPHKPDKQNPGAAHQISLRMIRVKHIIVALLLSVFFFFVFCFIALHAYIAWVLSNPTVAPLYSTPMIAKGLEYEDVNFPAQDGSRTMQGWYIPSEGATKTIVFSHGYGANREETWVPMYDLAHYAHSLNFNVVMFDYGFASQTNKDIATGGKKESQQLLGAINFAKERGAREIVVWGFSMGAGTALQAGLVTDDVDAMILDSTFLLEPDTLYHNIKQNIDLPRQPSLEIMELLFPVLNGTGLNQIPYAKVKSEDYPFPILFMHGTQDDKAPYPIAEELAANQSNPYSDSWIIEGSHHELLFREHPREYLRRVSAFLGNVQLARSQEGSPVTAANK, from the coding sequence ATGGATCTGGCAACACTCTCTTCCGGCTCGCCGGTCCCGCACAAGCCTGATAAGCAAAACCCGGGTGCAGCACATCAGATTTCTCTGCGGATGATCCGCGTCAAACATATTATTGTGGCATTGCTGCTGTCGGTATTTTTCTTTTTTGTCTTCTGCTTCATTGCACTGCATGCCTATATCGCCTGGGTGCTGTCCAATCCCACGGTAGCTCCGCTCTATTCCACACCGATGATTGCCAAAGGGCTGGAATATGAGGATGTGAATTTCCCGGCACAGGATGGCAGCCGGACGATGCAGGGCTGGTATATTCCGTCTGAGGGCGCCACCAAAACGATTGTGTTCAGTCATGGCTATGGCGCCAACCGTGAGGAGACCTGGGTTCCGATGTATGATCTGGCCCATTATGCGCACAGCCTGAACTTCAACGTTGTCATGTTTGACTACGGCTTCGCTTCCCAGACTAACAAGGACATTGCTACCGGAGGCAAAAAGGAGTCCCAGCAGCTGCTCGGCGCCATTAATTTTGCCAAGGAGCGGGGAGCCAGGGAGATTGTCGTCTGGGGCTTCTCGATGGGTGCAGGCACTGCGCTTCAGGCCGGACTGGTTACCGATGATGTCGATGCGATGATTCTGGACAGCACCTTCCTGCTGGAGCCGGATACGCTGTATCATAATATCAAGCAGAATATCGATCTGCCGCGACAGCCGTCCCTGGAAATTATGGAGCTGCTGTTCCCTGTACTGAACGGAACCGGACTGAACCAGATTCCCTACGCCAAAGTAAAAAGTGAGGATTATCCGTTCCCGATCCTGTTCATGCACGGTACACAGGATGACAAGGCGCCTTACCCGATTGCCGAAGAGCTGGCAGCCAATCAGAGCAACCCGTACTCCGATTCCTGGATTATTGAGGGCAGTCATCATGAACTGCTGTTCCGCGAGCATCCGCGCGAGTATCTGCGCCGTGTCTCTGCTTTTCTTGGCAATGTGCAGCTCGCCCGGTCGCAGGAGGGCAGCCCGGTCACAGCCGCAAACAAATAG
- a CDS encoding IclR family transcriptional regulator produces MEDRKLTVRAVERALDILLCFTQESDLSLTEIAGKISLHKSTVHRLLTTLEEKGFLLRNDATDKYRLGIRIWELSTHLPILDEPAVLLLPAMERLRDRLGETVSLYLRDDLERVRIQAVQSHQAIRRVAQIGARLPLSVGASSKVLAAYAPSEVQVRLLADPSWPESVDRSLYLEQLREIARCGYATSFEERESGAAAVAVPIIGRSGKVVAALSVSGPVSRLSRETLEQYAVILTEKAAEMGLMIG; encoded by the coding sequence GTGGAGGACCGTAAACTGACTGTTCGCGCTGTAGAGAGAGCGCTGGATATATTGCTTTGCTTTACCCAGGAGAGCGATTTGAGCCTGACGGAGATTGCCGGAAAGATCAGTCTGCATAAAAGTACAGTACACCGGCTGCTGACCACATTGGAGGAAAAAGGGTTCCTTCTGCGAAATGATGCGACGGATAAATACCGGCTGGGCATCCGGATCTGGGAGCTCTCCACCCACCTGCCGATACTGGATGAGCCTGCTGTGCTGCTGCTTCCGGCAATGGAGAGGCTGCGTGACCGGCTTGGTGAAACGGTCAGCCTGTATTTGCGGGATGATCTGGAGCGGGTGCGTATCCAGGCTGTACAGAGCCATCAGGCTATCCGCCGTGTGGCGCAGATTGGCGCCCGGCTGCCGCTGTCGGTGGGCGCTTCCAGCAAAGTGCTTGCCGCCTATGCGCCGTCTGAGGTTCAGGTGCGCCTGCTGGCGGACCCGTCCTGGCCGGAGAGCGTCGACCGCAGTCTTTATCTGGAGCAGCTTAGAGAGATAGCGCGCTGCGGATATGCGACCAGCTTTGAGGAGCGGGAGTCCGGCGCGGCTGCAGTAGCAGTGCCGATTATCGGACGAAGCGGTAAAGTGGTAGCAGCCCTCTCCGTTTCAGGACCGGTCAGCCGGCTGTCCAGGGAGACGCTGGAGCAGTATGCGGTCATTCTGACGGAAAAGGCCGCAGAAATGGGTCTTATGATCGGTTAA
- the acnA gene encoding aconitate hydratase AcnA produces the protein MPSKDHFSLSKNLESGGKTYRYYDLNSLEQQGVGDISSLPFSIKVLLEAAVRQYDGRAITEDHVKQLAGWSGGIDRNKEIPFIPARIVLQDFTGVPVVVDLAAMRDTVKKAGGDPKKINPLVPVDLVIDHSVMVDAFGTADALEYNMNVEFERNEERYRFLRWAQTAFNNFRAVPPATGIVHQVNLEYLASVAATKTIDGETVVYPDSLVGTDSHTTMINGLGVVGWGVGGIEAEAGMLGQPLYFVTPEVVGFKLTGSLVEGATATDLALTVTEMLRKKGVVGKFVEFYGPGLANISLADRATVANMAPEYGATIGFFPVDEETLAYLRSTGRPDELVELVGDYYKAQGMFRTADTPDPQFSDVIELDLASVVPSLAGPKRPQDRVELTHMKENFEGIVRTPVDKGGYGLSDQKIAEVVEVQHKNGTTSKMGTGAVVIAAITSCTNTSNPSVMLGAGLLAKKAVERGLTKPGYVKSSLTPGSLVVTEYLEKADLLKPLEALGFYLAGYGCATCIGNSGPLPDEVSQAITDNDMTVAAVISGNRNFEGRVHAQVKANYLASPPLVVAYALAGTVNIDLQTEPLGYDPQGEPVFLKDIWPTTAEIREAIGLSLSPEMFRRKYENVFTANERWNAIPVPEGELYEWDDNSTYIQNPPFFENLADGVGDIKDVTNARVLALLGDSVTTDHISPAGNISTSGPAGEYLRSHGVERADFNSYGSRRGNHEVMMRGTFANIRIRNAVAPGTEGGVTTFLPSEEVMSIYDASMLYQSAGQNLVVIAGKEYGTGSSRDWAAKGTLLLGVKAVIAESFERIHRSNLVGMGVLPLQFQEGHGWSSMGLTGRETFNITGLDNYVLPGQELTVTATREDGTQFEFPVIARLDSTVDIDYYRNGGILQTVLRQMLADATASENALPVE, from the coding sequence ATGCCAAGCAAGGATCATTTTTCGCTGTCTAAGAATCTGGAATCAGGCGGCAAAACTTACCGCTACTATGATCTGAATTCTCTCGAACAACAAGGTGTGGGCGACATTTCCTCCCTGCCTTTTTCCATCAAAGTGCTGCTGGAGGCTGCTGTCCGCCAGTATGACGGGCGTGCGATCACGGAAGATCATGTAAAGCAGCTGGCCGGCTGGTCCGGCGGCATTGACCGCAACAAGGAAATTCCGTTTATTCCGGCACGTATCGTGCTGCAGGATTTCACCGGCGTACCGGTGGTAGTCGACCTGGCAGCTATGCGCGATACCGTCAAGAAGGCCGGCGGAGATCCGAAGAAGATTAACCCGCTGGTTCCTGTAGATCTTGTTATTGACCATTCCGTCATGGTTGATGCATTCGGCACAGCTGATGCACTCGAATATAATATGAACGTCGAATTTGAACGCAATGAGGAGCGCTACCGCTTCCTGCGCTGGGCGCAGACTGCATTCAACAACTTCCGCGCCGTACCTCCGGCGACCGGGATTGTCCATCAGGTTAATCTTGAGTATCTGGCCTCCGTAGCAGCTACCAAGACCATTGACGGGGAAACTGTAGTTTATCCGGATTCCCTTGTCGGAACAGACTCCCACACCACCATGATCAACGGGCTTGGCGTTGTCGGCTGGGGTGTCGGCGGAATTGAAGCTGAAGCAGGAATGCTGGGACAGCCGCTGTATTTTGTTACCCCAGAGGTTGTAGGCTTCAAGCTTACCGGCAGCCTGGTGGAGGGTGCTACGGCAACTGACCTCGCACTGACTGTTACCGAGATGCTGCGGAAGAAGGGTGTTGTCGGCAAATTTGTCGAATTCTACGGCCCGGGCCTTGCTAATATCAGTCTGGCTGACCGCGCTACTGTCGCTAACATGGCTCCTGAATACGGGGCAACCATCGGCTTCTTCCCTGTAGACGAAGAGACTCTGGCTTACCTGCGCAGCACCGGACGCCCGGATGAGCTGGTTGAGCTGGTCGGAGATTACTATAAAGCACAGGGTATGTTCCGTACTGCCGATACTCCAGATCCGCAGTTCAGCGATGTAATCGAGCTTGATCTGGCATCCGTTGTACCTTCCCTGGCAGGACCTAAACGTCCGCAGGACCGTGTTGAGCTGACGCACATGAAGGAGAATTTTGAAGGGATCGTCCGTACACCTGTTGATAAAGGCGGCTACGGCCTCAGCGATCAGAAAATCGCTGAAGTGGTAGAAGTGCAGCATAAGAACGGAACCACCAGCAAGATGGGTACAGGAGCTGTTGTTATTGCCGCAATTACCAGCTGTACGAACACCTCTAACCCAAGCGTTATGCTCGGTGCCGGGCTGCTTGCCAAGAAGGCTGTAGAGCGCGGACTGACCAAGCCGGGTTATGTAAAAAGCAGCTTGACCCCGGGCTCCCTCGTCGTTACCGAGTACCTGGAGAAGGCTGATCTGCTGAAGCCGCTGGAAGCACTCGGCTTCTATCTGGCCGGATACGGCTGCGCTACCTGTATCGGTAACTCAGGTCCGCTTCCGGATGAAGTCAGCCAGGCTATTACTGACAATGATATGACTGTAGCCGCTGTTATATCCGGTAACCGTAACTTTGAAGGCCGCGTGCATGCCCAGGTCAAAGCCAACTATCTGGCTTCACCGCCGCTCGTTGTGGCTTACGCCCTGGCCGGTACAGTTAACATTGACCTGCAGACAGAGCCGCTTGGCTATGATCCGCAGGGTGAGCCGGTCTTCCTGAAGGACATCTGGCCGACAACTGCCGAGATCCGCGAGGCGATCGGACTGTCGCTGAGTCCAGAGATGTTCCGCCGCAAATACGAGAATGTGTTCACCGCCAATGAACGTTGGAACGCGATCCCTGTACCTGAAGGCGAGCTGTATGAGTGGGATGACAATTCCACCTATATTCAGAATCCTCCGTTCTTCGAGAATCTTGCTGACGGCGTCGGCGATATTAAAGACGTTACTAATGCTCGCGTACTGGCGCTGCTGGGCGATTCCGTCACCACGGACCATATTTCGCCGGCGGGCAACATCTCCACATCCGGCCCTGCCGGGGAATACCTGCGCAGCCACGGTGTGGAACGCGCTGACTTCAACTCCTACGGCTCACGCCGCGGGAACCATGAAGTGATGATGCGCGGTACTTTCGCCAACATCCGTATCCGTAATGCTGTTGCTCCGGGAACGGAGGGCGGCGTGACTACCTTCCTGCCAAGCGAAGAAGTCATGTCCATCTACGATGCTTCCATGCTGTACCAGTCGGCCGGCCAGAACCTGGTCGTTATTGCCGGCAAGGAATACGGCACAGGCAGCTCGCGCGACTGGGCAGCCAAAGGTACCCTGCTGCTGGGCGTCAAGGCGGTTATCGCCGAGAGCTTCGAGCGGATTCACCGCAGCAATCTGGTCGGCATGGGCGTACTGCCGCTGCAGTTCCAGGAAGGTCACGGCTGGAGCAGCATGGGACTGACCGGACGCGAGACCTTCAACATCACCGGTCTCGATAACTATGTGCTTCCGGGTCAGGAGCTGACCGTTACAGCCACCCGTGAAGACGGCACACAGTTTGAATTCCCGGTTATCGCCCGCCTGGATAGCACTGTCGATATTGATTACTACCGCAACGGCGGTATTCTGCAGACTGTACTCCGCCAGATGCTGGCTGATGCTACTGCCTCAGAAAACGCTTTGCCTGTAGAATAA
- a CDS encoding amidase domain-containing protein, producing MEQEWKKSLYAYVDLLNKGRVAPGYAQGRDTVKDARFHKMQVERSQRIAKWYERRSITPLRGETGVRTLRTVRQNPGEIVADVALHSALYYEKGGITHREDKIESERLTFVRAGKGWEIVNIERSVPERSSLRRAAEAEPALRLSKWGEVLQAPQPSQPLLNRNILRGTAGAREVRYRREEAAAYADRWWKDGNPEFEIFEVDCTNYVSQCLFAGGAPINYTGKRETGWWYKGYNGAQEWWSFSWAVSDSLERFLGGQRASGLRAEAVERPDQLSLGDVIQYDWDGNGHYQHSTIVTAFDAEGMPLVNARTVSSRHRYWDYRDSYAWTDRTAYRFFHINDYL from the coding sequence ATGGAGCAGGAATGGAAAAAAAGTCTTTATGCTTACGTGGATCTGTTGAATAAAGGACGGGTGGCTCCGGGATATGCGCAGGGGCGGGACACGGTCAAGGATGCCCGTTTTCACAAAATGCAGGTTGAGCGTTCGCAGCGGATTGCGAAGTGGTATGAACGGCGCAGCATTACGCCGCTGCGCGGTGAGACCGGAGTACGGACGCTTCGGACCGTGCGCCAGAACCCCGGTGAGATTGTAGCCGATGTGGCTCTGCACAGTGCGCTTTATTATGAGAAGGGCGGGATTACGCACCGCGAGGACAAGATTGAATCCGAACGTCTGACCTTTGTGCGGGCCGGGAAAGGCTGGGAGATCGTGAACATTGAGCGCAGCGTGCCTGAACGCAGTTCCCTGCGCAGGGCGGCTGAGGCAGAGCCGGCGCTGCGGCTGTCCAAATGGGGCGAGGTGCTGCAGGCGCCGCAGCCTTCACAGCCGCTGCTAAACCGCAACATCCTGCGCGGGACCGCCGGCGCAAGAGAGGTGCGGTACCGCCGCGAGGAGGCGGCTGCCTATGCCGACCGCTGGTGGAAGGACGGCAACCCGGAGTTTGAGATTTTTGAGGTGGACTGCACCAATTATGTCTCCCAATGTCTCTTTGCAGGGGGAGCACCGATCAACTATACTGGTAAAAGAGAAACGGGCTGGTGGTACAAAGGCTATAACGGAGCGCAGGAATGGTGGAGCTTCAGCTGGGCAGTGTCAGACAGTCTGGAACGGTTTCTGGGCGGCCAGCGCGCAAGCGGGCTCCGCGCTGAAGCCGTGGAGCGTCCGGACCAGCTGAGCCTGGGGGATGTCATCCAGTATGACTGGGACGGCAACGGCCATTACCAGCACAGCACGATTGTTACCGCTTTTGATGCGGAAGGAATGCCGCTGGTGAATGCCCGGACGGTCTCAAGCCGCCACCGGTATTGGGATTATCGTGATTCCTATGCATGGACCGACAGAACGGCCTACCGTTTTTTTCATATTAATGACTACTTATAA